The Eriocheir sinensis breed Jianghai 21 chromosome 21, ASM2467909v1, whole genome shotgun sequence genome includes a region encoding these proteins:
- the LOC127001667 gene encoding sodium-independent sulfate anion transporter-like, protein MDCDNINREDAVYRSTVVALEGDAPSPPGGVFYFLRNKAGRCLSRKTLHRRLPCLTWLRSYNAECLMGDLVAGFTVGLMIIPQALAYGIVAGLSPSDGLYSAFMGCFVYFLLGSTMEMNIGPTAIMALMTYQYSSGGSDYAVLLCFISGIIETLAGIINLGFLINFISQPVISGFTSAAAITIASSQLKPLFGLSLKTRGLVDTWVKVFSNIKDFRWQDLTLGLICIVLLLILKEVRSIRWPCLDPSSRNLGQRILKRAIFYLSVGRNALIVIIASIIAYALDGEDQPFTITGHVEPGIPKPSLPPFSTVNPNTNETVTFPEIMSDIGIGVVMVPFIATLDHIAIVSAFAKGRTFDATQEIITLGISTLCGSFFGSMPITGSLSRSAVNLTSGVRTPAGGLVTGVMVLLALAFLTPAFMYIPKATLAAVIICAVIHLVDYSIVLPLWRSKKIDLIPLLVTFVTCLMWGLEWGILLGIVVNLSMLLFSIATPSVKVALIPPGKQHGGYVLVTPAHGISYPSTSHIRAAIRKAGLKQAGGSVPVVIDCTFIDMADYTSAKGIKGMVEDFQLRGQTLIFLCMKPRVMQTVAALHDGITVCSSLDALPEALADGETEVGMVETVNGDALHPGGELVVSTMISTPTSDTSDAANPLLSTTTFLDEK, encoded by the exons AACAAGGCGGGCCGGTGCCTGAGCCGCAAGACCCTGCACCGCCGCCTGCCGTGCCTGACGTGGCTGCGCAGCTACAACGCGGAGTGCCTCATGGGCGACCTGGTGGCGGGCTTCACCGTGGGCCTCATGATCATCCCGCAGGCCCTCGCGTACGGCATCGTGGCGGGCCTCAGTCCTAGT GACGGCCTCTACTCGGCGTTCATGGGCTGCTTCGTCTACTTCCTGCTGGGGTCCACCATGGAGATGAACATCGGGCCCACGGCGATCATGGCGCTGATGACCTACCAGTACAGCAGCGGCGGGTCGGATTACGCCGTGCTCCTGTGCTTCATCTCCGGCATCATTGAAACGCTCGCGGGAATCATCAACTTGG GATTCCTCATCAACTTCATCTCCCAGCCCGTGATAAGCGGcttcacctccgccgccgccatcaccatcgCCTCCTCGCAGCTCAAGCCACTCTTCGGCCTCTCGCTGAAGACTCGCGGCCTCGTGGATACATGGGTGAAGGTCTTCTCTAACATCAAAGACTTCAGGTGGCAAGATCTCACCCTCGGCCTTATCTGCATCGTTCTCCTTTTGATACTGAAG GAGGTTCGGTCCATCCGGTGGCCGTGTCTGGACCCAAGCAGCCGCAACCTCGGCCAGCGGATACTCAAGAGGGCCATCTTTTACCTGTCGGTGGGACGCAACGCTCTCATAGTCATCATCGCCTCGATCATCGCTTACGCCCTGGACGGAGAGGACCAACCCTTCACGATAACTG GTCATGTCGAGCCTGGCATCCCCAAGCCCTCCCTGCCGCCCTTCTCCACGGTCAACCCCAACACCAACGAGACAGTCACCTTCCCGGAGATCATGAGCGACATCGGCATCGGCGTGGTGATGGTGCCCTTCATCGCCACCCTGGACCACATCGCCATCGTCAGCGCCTTCGCCAAAGGCCGGACCTTCGATGCCACCCAGGAGATCATCACACTGGGCATTTCCACACTGTGCGGCTCATTCTTCGG gtcCATGCCCATCACTGGCTCACTCTCTCGGTCTGCTGTGAACCTGACCAGCGGTGTGAGGACGCCAGCGGGAGGCCTGGTGACGGGGGTGATGGTGCTGCTGGCACTGGCCTTCCTCACCCCAGCCTTCAT GTACATTCCCAAAGCCACATTAGCCGCAGTGATCATCTGTGCAGTCATTCATCTTGTTGACTACTCGATTGTCCTGCCTCTGTGGCGGAGCAAAAAGATTGACTTGATACCCCTGCTGGTGACCTTTGTGACCTGCCTCATGTGGGGGCTGGAGTGGGGCATCCTGCTGGGCATTGTTGTCAACCTGTCCATGCTGCTCTTCTCTATTGCCACGCCGTCAGTCAAGGTTGCCCTCATTCCGCCAGGG AAGCAACATGGTGGCTATGTCCTGGTCACCCCAGCACACGGCATCAGCTACCCAAGTACATCTCACATCCGGGCCGCCATCAGGAAGGCTGGGCTCAAGCAGGCCGGCGGCTCAGTCCCTGTTGTGATTGACTGCACCTTCATCGATATGGCGGATTACACGTCAGCCAAG ggcatcAAGGGCATGGTGGAGGACTTCCAGCTCCGAGGGCAGACACTGATCTTCCTGTGCATGAAGCCACGGGTGATGCAGACAGTGGCTGCCCTGCATGACGGCATCACTGTCTGCTCCAGCCTTGACGCACTGCCTGAAGCCCTCGCAG acggagagacagaggtgGGCATGGTCGAGACAGTTAATGGCGATGCCTTACACCCAGGAGGAGAGCTTGTTGTGTCCACCATGATCTCCACGCCAACCTCCGACACGAGTGATGCAGCCAACCCTCTGCTCAGCACAACCACCTTCTTGGACGAGAAGTAG